Proteins encoded by one window of Actinocorallia herbida:
- a CDS encoding ABC transporter substrate-binding protein, with protein sequence MTTMRLAAVGAAAALLLAGCGTGASEETEAAAGGVVTAEDCLDPAAAEAAISGTLKVGWSAPLSGPLAAAAGAVIDGMKARFAVANAAGGIGGVKLEVVAKDDAFNPERAKANVNELIQKDGVHVLEVFGSGQLNAAADDQNEACVPLLYAQAAVPEYRDAANFPWTTEYLPSSEVEMAVVVAQLQQKYPDGVKVALAANQTESGQSYANGFKKAIEGTNVTIAAEAPLTDPNAAVTTLKESGAPVLIDAGVTTDCLALSMAVGRSGWKPETFVQPANCVDGKSLYEPAGAAADGQQVMVWLKDPANPIYADDAGVKQYLTDAAAQGVKAPLNNYTVNGWAIGDLMVDAFTKAAASEDGLSRLGIIKVARTQTYSPPMFIDGIDWKMTPETSLGIGAFRPFTWSAAKKAFEPAGDVITIDGH encoded by the coding sequence ATGACAACGATGCGACTCGCCGCCGTCGGCGCCGCCGCGGCGCTGCTGCTCGCCGGCTGCGGCACCGGGGCGAGCGAAGAGACCGAGGCCGCCGCGGGCGGCGTCGTCACCGCCGAGGACTGCCTGGACCCCGCAGCCGCCGAGGCCGCGATCAGCGGCACCCTCAAGGTCGGGTGGAGCGCGCCGCTGTCCGGCCCGCTCGCCGCCGCCGCGGGCGCCGTCATCGACGGGATGAAGGCCCGCTTCGCGGTCGCCAACGCCGCGGGCGGCATCGGCGGAGTCAAGCTCGAGGTCGTCGCCAAGGACGACGCGTTCAACCCCGAGCGCGCCAAGGCCAACGTCAACGAGCTGATCCAGAAGGACGGCGTGCACGTCCTCGAGGTGTTCGGGTCGGGGCAGCTGAACGCGGCGGCCGACGACCAGAACGAGGCGTGCGTGCCCCTGCTGTACGCGCAGGCCGCGGTGCCGGAGTACCGGGACGCCGCGAACTTCCCGTGGACGACGGAGTACCTGCCCTCCAGCGAGGTCGAGATGGCCGTCGTCGTCGCGCAGCTCCAGCAGAAGTACCCGGACGGGGTGAAGGTCGCGCTCGCGGCGAACCAGACCGAGTCCGGGCAGAGCTACGCCAACGGCTTCAAGAAGGCCATCGAGGGCACGAACGTCACGATCGCGGCCGAGGCTCCCCTCACCGACCCGAACGCGGCCGTCACCACGCTCAAGGAGAGCGGCGCGCCGGTCCTGATCGACGCGGGCGTCACCACCGACTGCCTGGCCCTCAGCATGGCCGTCGGCAGGTCGGGCTGGAAGCCCGAGACGTTCGTGCAGCCCGCGAACTGCGTCGACGGCAAGAGCCTCTACGAGCCGGCCGGCGCCGCCGCCGACGGCCAGCAGGTCATGGTGTGGCTGAAGGACCCGGCCAACCCGATCTACGCCGATGACGCCGGGGTGAAGCAGTACCTCACCGACGCCGCCGCGCAAGGGGTGAAGGCGCCGCTGAACAACTACACCGTCAACGGGTGGGCGATCGGCGACCTGATGGTCGACGCGTTCACCAAGGCCGCGGCGTCCGAGGACGGGCTGAGCCGCCTGGGGATCATCAAGGTCGCCCGGACCCAGACGTACTCGCCGCCGATGTTCATCGACGGCATCGACTGGAAGATGACACCCGAGACGTCCCTGGGCATCGGCGCGTTCCGCCCGTTCACCTGGAGCGCGGCCAAGAAGGCGTTCGAGCCCGCGGGCGACGTCATCACCATCGACGGCCACTGA
- a CDS encoding class I adenylate-forming enzyme family protein: MHRGLHPADRVADYTARGWWGDETMDGLFRARVAAGPDREALLDPADKEALTGQSPRRLTWREVDAETDGLADLLLAHGIGAGDVVGLQLPNTVELVVAYLACWRIGAIVSPLPVQYREREITELGTLAGFAAFLTAARVGERRPAAEIAALRGALPALRTVLAFGDGPDGLPEGVLPVSYAPGAAARVAAHMAAHPADPNDCVTICWTSGTESTPKGVPRTHLDWLAMSWATVDAPRLTGDDVLLNPFPMVNMAGINGMFLPWLRVGGVLVQHHPFDLPTFLAQIEAERVTYTVAPPALLTMLLAREELLAATDLSSLRLIGSGSAPLAPPMVRGWQERHGIGIINFFGSNEGIALLTDPHDVPDPEERALYFPHFGAPGVTWSSRISGQVAVRLVDPDTGALVTEPGVPGELRIKGPMVFSGYLGGDALPSPFDEDGYLKTGDVFVVAGEDGRFLRYVDRAKDLVIRGGMNIAPAELEGLLAGHPAVAEVAVVGYPDPVLGEKVCAVVVPRPGAAPALADLVEFLRACRIASFKLPERLELRAELPRNPVGKILKRELRAALSRPSSPDDTE; encoded by the coding sequence ATGCACCGCGGCCTGCATCCGGCCGACCGCGTCGCCGACTACACCGCACGCGGCTGGTGGGGCGACGAGACCATGGACGGCCTGTTCCGGGCCCGCGTCGCGGCGGGCCCCGACCGGGAGGCGCTGCTCGACCCGGCCGACAAGGAGGCGCTGACCGGCCAGAGCCCGCGCCGCCTCACCTGGCGGGAGGTCGACGCCGAGACCGACGGGCTGGCCGATCTGCTGCTGGCCCACGGGATCGGCGCGGGCGACGTCGTCGGCCTCCAGCTCCCCAACACCGTCGAGCTGGTGGTGGCCTATCTGGCGTGCTGGCGGATCGGCGCGATCGTCTCGCCGCTGCCCGTGCAGTACCGGGAGCGGGAGATCACCGAGCTCGGCACGCTGGCCGGGTTCGCGGCGTTCCTCACCGCGGCGCGGGTCGGCGAGCGGCGTCCGGCGGCGGAGATCGCGGCGCTGCGCGGGGCCCTTCCGGCACTGCGGACGGTCCTGGCGTTCGGCGACGGCCCCGACGGCCTGCCCGAAGGGGTCCTCCCGGTCTCCTACGCGCCGGGTGCGGCCGCGCGGGTCGCGGCCCACATGGCGGCGCATCCGGCGGATCCGAACGACTGTGTGACGATCTGCTGGACGTCGGGGACCGAGAGCACCCCGAAGGGGGTGCCGCGCACACATCTGGACTGGCTGGCGATGAGCTGGGCGACCGTGGACGCGCCCCGCCTGACCGGTGACGACGTGCTGCTGAACCCGTTTCCGATGGTGAACATGGCCGGGATCAACGGGATGTTCCTGCCGTGGCTGCGGGTCGGCGGCGTCCTGGTCCAGCACCATCCGTTCGACCTGCCGACGTTCCTGGCGCAGATCGAGGCCGAACGGGTCACCTACACGGTGGCGCCTCCGGCGCTGCTGACGATGCTGCTGGCGCGCGAGGAACTGCTGGCGGCGACGGATCTGTCGTCGCTGCGGCTGATCGGTTCGGGGTCGGCGCCGCTGGCCCCGCCGATGGTCCGCGGCTGGCAGGAGCGGCACGGGATCGGGATCATCAACTTCTTCGGCTCGAACGAGGGCATCGCGCTGCTCACCGACCCGCACGACGTGCCCGATCCCGAGGAGCGGGCCCTGTACTTCCCGCATTTCGGGGCGCCGGGCGTGACCTGGTCGTCGCGGATCTCCGGGCAGGTCGCGGTCCGGCTCGTCGACCCCGACACCGGCGCCCTGGTCACCGAGCCGGGGGTGCCGGGCGAGCTGCGGATCAAGGGGCCGATGGTGTTCTCCGGCTACCTGGGCGGGGACGCCCTGCCGTCGCCGTTCGACGAGGACGGCTACCTGAAGACCGGCGACGTGTTCGTCGTCGCCGGGGAGGACGGCAGGTTCCTGCGGTACGTGGACCGGGCGAAGGACCTGGTGATCCGGGGCGGGATGAACATCGCGCCCGCCGAGCTGGAGGGCCTGCTGGCGGGGCATCCGGCGGTCGCGGAGGTCGCGGTCGTCGGCTACCCCGATCCGGTGCTGGGCGAGAAGGTGTGCGCGGTGGTCGTGCCGCGGCCCGGCGCGGCGCCCGCGCTGGCGGACCTCGTGGAGTTCCTGCGGGCCTGCCGGATCGCGTCGTTCAAGCTGCCCGAGCGACTGGAGCTCCGCGCGGAACTGCCCCGCAACCCCGTCGGCAAGATCCTCAAGCGCGAGCTGCGCGCCGCGCTGTCCCGACCTTCGAGCCCCGACGATACGGAGTGA
- a CDS encoding nuclear transport factor 2 family protein, whose product MSHPDHDSAVRALLDKQEITELLTRYLRSADRGDAAGLAACYLPGATEDHGGVFTGTAEDYVADITPVLTHPRGRTMHCMTNVLIDLDGDTAAAESYVVTFSAVRTPDGPGSSFVGARILDRLERHDGRWGIAHRALLWEWSHDAAAAETWLFGMLVPDTDVLTRGAKYPADPVYAGTARAQANGAAQ is encoded by the coding sequence ATGTCCCACCCCGACCACGACAGCGCCGTACGCGCCCTGCTCGACAAGCAGGAGATCACCGAGCTGCTGACCCGCTACCTGCGCTCGGCCGACCGCGGCGACGCCGCGGGCCTCGCCGCCTGCTACCTTCCCGGCGCCACCGAGGACCACGGCGGCGTGTTCACCGGCACCGCCGAAGACTACGTCGCCGACATCACCCCGGTCCTCACCCACCCCCGCGGCCGGACCATGCACTGCATGACCAACGTGCTGATCGACCTCGACGGCGACACCGCCGCCGCCGAGTCCTACGTCGTCACCTTCAGCGCCGTCCGCACCCCCGACGGCCCCGGCAGCAGCTTCGTCGGCGCCCGCATCCTCGACCGCCTCGAGCGCCACGACGGCCGCTGGGGCATCGCCCACCGCGCCCTGCTGTGGGAGTGGAGCCACGACGCCGCCGCCGCCGAGACCTGGCTGTTCGGCATGCTCGTCCCCGACACCGACGTCCTCACCCGCGGCGCCAAGTACCCCGCCGACCCCGTCTACGCCGGCACCGCCCGCGCCCAGGCGAACGGGGCCGCCCAGTGA
- a CDS encoding ABC transporter ATP-binding protein, giving the protein MSHDPPPELRVGDLTLSFGGVTALDRVSLTVAPGEICGLIGPNGAGKTTLFNCVTRLYRPDSGTIAFAGHDLLRTRPDRIVRLGIARTFQNLALFPSLTVLENTLLGAHSRDGSGFTASLLGLPATRSAHRRLTTEAREILADLGLSDVADQPAAGLPFGTLKRVELARALAGHPRLLLLDEPAGGLTHAEVDELGELILRLRAERGLGALLVEHHMGLVMGISDHVVAMESGREIADGTPEDVRADERVLAAYLGRTA; this is encoded by the coding sequence ATGTCCCACGATCCGCCCCCCGAACTGAGGGTCGGCGACCTGACGCTCAGCTTCGGTGGAGTGACCGCACTCGACCGGGTGTCCCTCACCGTGGCCCCCGGCGAGATCTGCGGTCTCATCGGGCCCAACGGCGCAGGCAAGACCACCCTGTTCAACTGCGTCACCCGCCTGTACCGGCCCGACTCCGGCACCATCGCCTTCGCCGGGCACGACCTGCTGCGGACCCGCCCCGACCGGATCGTCCGGCTCGGCATCGCCCGCACCTTCCAGAACCTCGCGCTGTTCCCGTCCCTGACCGTCCTGGAGAACACCCTCCTGGGCGCGCACTCCCGCGACGGATCCGGGTTCACCGCATCCCTGCTCGGCCTGCCCGCCACCCGCTCGGCGCACCGCCGCCTCACCACCGAGGCACGCGAGATCCTCGCCGACCTGGGCCTGTCCGACGTCGCCGACCAGCCCGCGGCCGGGCTCCCGTTCGGCACCCTCAAGCGCGTCGAACTCGCCCGCGCCCTCGCCGGCCACCCCCGCCTGCTCCTGCTCGACGAGCCCGCGGGCGGCCTCACCCACGCCGAGGTCGATGAGCTGGGCGAACTGATCCTGCGGCTGCGCGCCGAACGCGGCCTGGGCGCCCTCCTGGTCGAGCACCACATGGGCCTGGTCATGGGCATCAGCGACCACGTCGTCGCCATGGAGTCCGGCCGCGAGATCGCCGACGGCACCCCCGAGGACGTCCGCGCCGACGAACGGGTCCTGGCGGCCTACCTGGGGAGGACCGCATGA
- a CDS encoding SDR family oxidoreductase has product MSDLKDFTALVTGANRGIGAAFAAELLARGAKVYAGARDPGSVPAELLDAGAEAVAIDVTDRDQVAKAAAACSDVSLLINNAGYHAGQRLVLADDPDAARQEMEVNYFGPLNTTRAFAPVLGANGGGAIINVLSVAAIAPTPFMGGYSTSKVATLYLSGITRDELEPQGTRVTALIVGSVDTRMAGHVAGDKEQPSDIAKAGLKAMLRGEHVCDTDWMAVDSRARLARDPARYQRGLARLLHATELRTGR; this is encoded by the coding sequence GTGAGCGACCTCAAGGACTTCACCGCCCTGGTCACCGGCGCCAACCGCGGCATCGGCGCCGCGTTCGCCGCCGAACTCCTCGCCCGCGGCGCCAAGGTCTACGCCGGGGCGCGCGACCCCGGCTCCGTCCCCGCCGAACTCCTCGACGCCGGCGCCGAGGCCGTCGCGATCGACGTCACCGACCGCGACCAGGTCGCCAAGGCCGCCGCGGCCTGCTCCGACGTGTCCCTGCTCATCAACAACGCCGGCTACCACGCCGGGCAGCGCCTGGTCCTGGCCGACGACCCGGACGCCGCCCGCCAGGAGATGGAGGTCAACTACTTCGGCCCCCTCAACACCACCCGCGCGTTCGCGCCCGTCCTGGGCGCCAACGGCGGCGGCGCCATCATCAACGTGCTGTCCGTCGCCGCGATCGCCCCCACCCCCTTCATGGGCGGCTACTCCACCTCCAAGGTCGCCACCCTCTACCTGAGCGGCATCACCCGGGACGAACTCGAGCCCCAGGGCACCCGCGTCACCGCCCTCATCGTCGGCTCCGTCGACACCCGCATGGCCGGGCACGTCGCCGGCGACAAGGAGCAGCCCTCCGACATCGCCAAGGCAGGACTGAAGGCGATGCTGCGCGGCGAGCACGTCTGCGACACCGACTGGATGGCCGTGGACTCCCGCGCCCGCCTCGCCCGCGACCCCGCCCGCTACCAGCGCGGCCTGGCCAGGCTCCTGCACGCCACCGAACTGCGGACCGGCCGATGA
- a CDS encoding SgcJ/EcaC family oxidoreductase, producing MTDEEKIAAAQAMVAAWNARDWDGIVALFAPDGVLHSVMQEPLRGRAAIAARLRLLAAGLTHLDLQVRALGVIGGRVFVERRDVFANAHGRTEVPVVGVLAYDDAGLVAEWLEYYDRATLLAGFGRTAATDFDA from the coding sequence GTGACCGACGAAGAGAAGATCGCCGCCGCCCAGGCGATGGTGGCCGCCTGGAACGCCAGGGACTGGGACGGCATCGTCGCGCTGTTCGCGCCCGACGGCGTCCTGCACAGCGTCATGCAGGAGCCGCTGCGGGGCCGGGCGGCGATCGCGGCGCGGCTCCGGCTGCTCGCGGCCGGCCTCACCCACCTGGACCTGCAGGTCCGTGCGCTGGGGGTGATCGGCGGGCGGGTGTTCGTGGAGCGGCGCGACGTGTTCGCCAACGCGCACGGCCGCACCGAGGTCCCCGTCGTGGGCGTCCTGGCCTACGACGACGCCGGGCTCGTCGCCGAATGGCTGGAGTACTACGACCGGGCGACGTTGCTGGCGGGGTTCGGCAGGACCGCCGCCACCGATTTCGACGCCTGA
- a CDS encoding winged helix-turn-helix transcriptional regulator — MAGETARAGAVGQALLAIGDQWTLLILQRAFHLRVRRFADWRDALGVSESVLSARLKELQAGGLLAPSPYRTDGRTRTEYLLTEKSLDLWPLLIALWSWERAWVPRRAALPALLHHGCGAPTDADLGCAACGAAPVTARDVATERGAATFAQVAVPRLHRRTVRPPAQDDPLSYFPETFEILGDRWATVLLAASLLGVRRFADYERELGVAPSVLAGRLRRFTDLGVLALDAADGRPRYRLTDKGLAFFGVFALLTDWAQRWYTGPPGTDLRLVHRACGRRLRPFLRCRGCGQALERTAVGFAPAGGAAPAGR; from the coding sequence ATGGCGGGCGAGACGGCGCGGGCGGGCGCGGTCGGCCAGGCGCTGCTGGCGATCGGCGACCAGTGGACGCTGCTGATCCTCCAGCGGGCCTTCCACCTGAGGGTGCGCCGCTTCGCCGACTGGCGCGACGCCCTGGGCGTCTCCGAATCGGTCCTGTCGGCCCGCCTCAAGGAGCTCCAGGCCGGCGGCCTCCTGGCCCCGTCGCCCTACCGGACCGACGGCCGGACCCGCACCGAGTACCTCCTCACCGAGAAGTCCCTGGACCTGTGGCCGCTGCTGATCGCACTGTGGTCGTGGGAGCGGGCGTGGGTGCCCCGCCGCGCGGCCCTGCCCGCGCTGCTGCACCATGGCTGCGGCGCCCCCACCGACGCCGATCTCGGCTGCGCGGCCTGCGGGGCCGCGCCGGTGACCGCCCGCGACGTCGCCACCGAGCGGGGCGCCGCGACGTTCGCGCAGGTCGCGGTTCCGCGCCTGCACCGCAGGACGGTCCGGCCCCCGGCGCAGGACGATCCGCTGTCGTACTTCCCCGAGACGTTCGAGATCCTCGGCGACCGGTGGGCGACCGTGCTCCTGGCGGCCTCGCTCCTGGGCGTCCGGCGTTTCGCCGACTACGAGCGGGAGCTGGGCGTCGCCCCGTCGGTCCTGGCCGGCCGGCTGCGCCGGTTCACCGACCTGGGCGTCCTGGCCCTCGACGCCGCCGACGGCAGGCCCCGCTACCGGCTCACCGACAAGGGCCTCGCCTTCTTCGGGGTGTTCGCGCTGCTCACCGACTGGGCGCAGCGCTGGTACACCGGCCCGCCCGGCACCGACCTGCGGCTGGTCCACCGGGCGTGCGGGCGGCGGCTGCGGCCGTTCCTGCGCTGCCGGGGCTGCGGGCAGGCTCTGGAACGGACCGCCGTGGGGTTCGCGCCGGCCGGCGGGGCCGCGCCCGCCGGCCGGTGA
- a CDS encoding ABC transporter ATP-binding protein, producing MSLLEVTGLCAGYGPARVLHGLDLTVEAGEVVVVLGANGAGKTTTMRALSGLIPHTGAISFDGTPLDGLAPPQIVAAGVSLVPQGRGTFSHLSVLDNLRVGAALRKDTAGIAADIDTWCGVFPILARRAGQEAGTLSGGEQQMLAVARALMSRPKLLLCDEPSLGLAPKIVGELFDVLAEVNREQGTALLLVEQNADLALRLASRVYLLEVGRVVAEGDADRFRGDESIRRAYLGL from the coding sequence ATGAGCCTGCTCGAGGTCACCGGCCTGTGCGCCGGATACGGCCCGGCCCGCGTCCTGCACGGCCTCGACCTGACCGTCGAGGCGGGCGAGGTCGTCGTGGTGCTCGGCGCCAACGGCGCCGGCAAGACCACCACGATGCGCGCCCTGTCCGGGCTCATCCCGCACACCGGCGCCATCTCCTTCGACGGGACCCCGCTGGACGGGCTCGCCCCGCCCCAGATCGTCGCCGCCGGTGTCAGCCTCGTCCCGCAAGGCCGCGGCACGTTCTCGCACCTGTCGGTCCTGGACAACCTGCGGGTCGGCGCCGCCCTGCGCAAGGACACCGCCGGGATCGCCGCCGACATCGACACCTGGTGCGGGGTGTTCCCGATCCTCGCCCGCCGCGCCGGGCAGGAGGCCGGGACCCTGTCGGGCGGCGAGCAGCAGATGCTCGCGGTCGCCCGCGCGCTGATGAGCCGCCCCAAACTCCTGCTGTGCGACGAGCCGAGCCTCGGCCTCGCCCCCAAGATCGTCGGGGAGCTGTTCGACGTGCTCGCCGAGGTCAACCGGGAGCAGGGCACCGCGCTGCTGCTGGTCGAACAGAACGCCGACCTCGCACTCCGCCTCGCCTCCCGCGTCTACCTGCTGGAGGTCGGCCGGGTCGTCGCCGAGGGCGACGCCGACCGCTTCCGCGGCGACGAGTCCATCCGCCGCGCCTACCTCGGCCTGTAA
- a CDS encoding branched-chain amino acid ABC transporter permease — protein MDIFLERLFDGVTNGTVYAIMALALVVVFRGTGTINFAQGEMALFTTYIAWALTTQDVPIWAAALVACAVGFLLGAITERTLIRPVRRRNDMATLIVALGLFTGFNALAGLLFDADTKTLPGLFPGGQDDYLSVGGARLYFDALGVWLVVAVLIGLVFALFNRTRLGLHMRAVADNPESAALSGVPTGRILMLGWGLAGVIGSLAGILIAPLSSQQLSLTTMFPILIYASAAALFGGLDSPVGAVVGGLAIGLLESMLTGYVDVIGGTLQQTAALVVIVLILLFRPTGLFGTRQMERL, from the coding sequence ATGGACATCTTCCTGGAACGCCTCTTCGACGGCGTCACCAACGGAACCGTCTACGCGATCATGGCGCTGGCCCTGGTCGTGGTGTTCCGCGGCACCGGCACCATCAACTTCGCCCAGGGCGAGATGGCGCTGTTCACCACCTACATCGCCTGGGCCCTCACCACCCAGGACGTCCCCATCTGGGCCGCCGCCCTCGTCGCCTGCGCGGTCGGGTTCCTCCTCGGCGCGATCACCGAACGGACGCTGATCCGGCCCGTGCGGCGCCGCAACGACATGGCGACCCTCATCGTCGCACTGGGCCTGTTCACCGGGTTCAACGCGCTGGCCGGGCTGCTGTTCGACGCCGACACCAAGACCCTGCCCGGCCTGTTCCCCGGCGGCCAGGACGACTACCTGTCCGTCGGCGGGGCCCGCCTGTACTTCGACGCGCTCGGCGTCTGGCTGGTCGTCGCCGTCCTCATCGGCCTGGTGTTCGCCCTGTTCAACCGGACCCGCCTCGGCCTGCACATGCGGGCGGTCGCCGACAACCCCGAGTCCGCCGCGCTCAGCGGCGTCCCGACCGGCCGGATCCTCATGCTCGGCTGGGGCCTGGCCGGGGTCATCGGGTCGCTGGCCGGGATCCTCATCGCGCCGCTGTCGTCGCAGCAGCTCAGCCTGACGACGATGTTCCCGATCCTCATCTACGCCTCGGCCGCCGCCCTGTTCGGCGGACTCGACAGCCCCGTGGGCGCGGTCGTCGGAGGTCTGGCGATCGGCCTGCTGGAGTCGATGCTCACCGGCTACGTCGACGTCATCGGCGGCACCCTCCAGCAGACCGCGGCGCTCGTCGTCATCGTCCTCATCCTGCTCTTCCGGCCGACCGGCCTGTTCGGCACCCGACAGATGGAGCGGCTGTGA
- a CDS encoding LLM class F420-dependent oxidoreductase: MSTLPSLAVSLGFWQDRPPGEALDTARHADELGYGRLWIGEMATYDAFALATRIAAGTRLRLTVGPLAVAVRDPMLIARGAASVADLSGRPVDVAVGTSSPLVVSHWHGRPRERSATALRESVQALRPLLAGDKADFRGEVVTTRGYHLRLAPPGSELAVAAFGPAAVRTAARHADRMVLNLLTPASAAALVTAMREEAGKAGRTPPRVTAWVTAADAADPEAVDQVRRGVVGYLAAPGYAEMFTAAGFADLVAFARTRPHPKELLAAVPRALVAAVGLVGDDTEVKAQLAAYAAAGVEEVAVIPASVDGDPGGRATLERLRRIAG, translated from the coding sequence ATGAGCACGCTGCCGTCGCTCGCGGTATCACTGGGGTTCTGGCAGGACCGGCCGCCCGGCGAGGCCCTGGACACCGCCCGCCACGCCGACGAGCTCGGCTACGGGCGGCTGTGGATCGGCGAGATGGCCACCTACGACGCGTTCGCCCTGGCCACCCGGATCGCCGCCGGCACCCGCCTGCGCCTGACGGTCGGGCCGCTGGCCGTCGCGGTCCGCGACCCCATGCTCATCGCCCGCGGCGCCGCCTCGGTCGCCGACCTGTCAGGGCGGCCCGTCGACGTCGCCGTCGGCACCTCCAGCCCCCTGGTGGTCTCCCACTGGCACGGCAGGCCCCGCGAGCGGTCCGCGACGGCGCTGCGCGAGTCGGTGCAGGCGCTGCGGCCCCTGCTGGCGGGCGACAAGGCCGACTTCCGCGGCGAGGTCGTCACCACCCGCGGCTACCACCTGCGCCTGGCCCCTCCCGGCAGCGAGCTCGCCGTCGCCGCGTTCGGCCCCGCCGCCGTCCGGACCGCCGCCCGGCACGCCGACCGGATGGTCCTCAACCTCCTCACGCCCGCCTCCGCCGCGGCCCTCGTCACCGCCATGCGCGAGGAGGCGGGGAAGGCGGGCCGGACCCCGCCGCGGGTGACGGCCTGGGTGACCGCCGCCGACGCCGCCGACCCCGAGGCCGTCGACCAGGTGCGGCGCGGCGTCGTCGGCTACCTCGCCGCCCCCGGCTACGCCGAGATGTTCACCGCCGCCGGATTCGCCGACCTCGTCGCGTTCGCCCGCACCCGCCCCCACCCCAAGGAACTCCTGGCCGCGGTCCCGCGCGCGCTCGTCGCCGCCGTCGGCCTGGTCGGCGACGACACCGAGGTGAAAGCGCAGCTCGCCGCCTATGCCGCGGCCGGGGTCGAGGAGGTCGCGGTCATCCCCGCGAGCGTCGACGGCGACCCCGGCGGCCGCGCCACCCTGGAGCGGCTGCGCCGCATCGCGGGCTGA
- a CDS encoding branched-chain amino acid ABC transporter permease, giving the protein MTTTSAKPPAPAVAPAKAPRGPLLTLVRGTPRHRAAVAAGPVLALAALYLGSGLEPFRVGQLTSVLIFAIAISGLNLVTGYTGLLSIGHSAFFGLGAYTTGVMIVSYQVEPLLTLPVAAVLCFVLGFIVGLPALRIRGLYLALVTLAVGVAFPELVKRFTDLTGGAAGLVIRSRQLAPPQWTGLGAGQRYLWLYWVSAVVLILVIVLLRNLTRSRLGMAMLAVRDNELSAASSGVHIASVKTLAFGLSGAVTGLAGGLFAMYVGALSPDGSFTLLKSIELITGLFLGGAATLYGPVAGALAVVFLPYFTADLVSGHVSGILFGAVLIAIVFLMPEGIVGRLGATARRLVRVESRPGTPDLPSDPTPRAPQGDARKK; this is encoded by the coding sequence GTGACCACCACCTCCGCCAAACCCCCCGCCCCCGCCGTCGCCCCCGCCAAGGCCCCGCGCGGCCCGCTCCTCACGCTCGTGCGCGGCACCCCGCGCCACCGCGCGGCCGTCGCGGCAGGGCCGGTCCTCGCGCTGGCGGCCCTGTACCTCGGGTCGGGCCTCGAGCCGTTCCGGGTCGGCCAGCTCACCAGCGTGCTGATCTTCGCGATCGCGATCAGCGGCCTCAACCTCGTCACCGGCTACACCGGCCTCCTGTCGATCGGCCACTCGGCGTTCTTCGGCCTCGGCGCCTACACCACCGGCGTCATGATCGTCTCCTATCAGGTGGAGCCGCTGCTCACCCTGCCCGTCGCGGCGGTGCTGTGCTTCGTGCTCGGCTTCATCGTCGGCCTGCCCGCCCTGCGGATCCGCGGCCTGTACCTCGCCCTGGTGACCCTGGCGGTCGGCGTGGCGTTCCCCGAGCTGGTCAAGCGGTTCACCGACCTGACCGGCGGCGCGGCGGGCCTGGTGATCCGCTCCCGCCAGCTCGCCCCGCCGCAGTGGACGGGGCTGGGCGCCGGGCAGCGCTACCTGTGGCTGTACTGGGTGAGCGCGGTCGTGCTGATCCTGGTGATCGTCCTCCTCCGCAACCTCACCCGCAGCCGGCTGGGCATGGCGATGCTCGCGGTCCGCGACAACGAGCTGTCCGCGGCGTCCTCCGGCGTGCACATCGCCTCGGTGAAGACCCTCGCGTTCGGCCTGTCCGGCGCGGTCACGGGCCTGGCGGGCGGCCTGTTCGCCATGTACGTCGGCGCCCTGTCCCCGGACGGGTCCTTCACCCTCCTGAAGTCGATCGAGCTGATCACCGGCCTGTTCCTCGGCGGCGCCGCCACCCTCTACGGGCCCGTCGCCGGCGCCCTGGCGGTGGTGTTCCTGCCGTACTTCACCGCCGACCTGGTGTCCGGGCACGTGTCGGGCATCCTCTTCGGCGCCGTGCTCATCGCGATCGTGTTCCTCATGCCCGAGGGCATCGTCGGACGGCTCGGCGCGACCGCGCGCCGCCTCGTCCGGGTCGAATCCCGCCCCGGCACCCCTGACCTCCCCTCCGATCCCACCCCCCGCGCGCCCCAGGGCGACGCGCGAAAGAAATGA